Below is a genomic region from Geoglobus acetivorans.
AGAAAGTAACACCGCATGTCATAGAGCCCTCGTTCGGTCTCGACAGAATTACCTACGCAATTCTCGAGCACTGCTACGACACTGATTACGTGGATGGAGAGGAAAGAAAGGTTCTCAGACTGAAGAGGTGGCTTGCCCCGGTGCAGGTTGCCGTTCTGCCTCTGCTATCAAGAGAGAATTTCGTTAAAGAAGCTGAAAAGATTGCAGATGTTCTCAAAGAAAACGGAGTATTCACTGAGGTTGATACAACAGGCAGCATAGGGAGGAGATACAGAAGATACGATGAAATTGGAACGCCTTTCTGCGTAACCGTTGACCATCAGACCTTTGAAGATGGTACCGTAACAATCAGGGACAGGGATTCTACAGCCCAGGTAAGAGTCGAAAAATCCCGGATCGTCAGCGTTTTGAAAGAGCTTTTGGCCACAGAAAAAGACCTGAAGGAGTTTGGAGAGGTTTTCAAGAATTAATCAATTCGAAAAAATTATAACCAAACTTTTATTAATTCAACATCCTTTTTTTCATTAATGTGTTAATTCGGGTTTTCAGGCTTATTGCGGATTTGTTTTCATTGAAATCCTGTTAAACGGAAGTTACAGAATGACTCGACGTTTTTGATGCTCCGGCATGAAAAGTACATCTAACGTAAAGTTTATAATGATAATATGTGATAAATAGCGAAACCTTTAAATATAACACTATTTTTAATTACAAATCGCATACAATTGGCCGGAAGGTGAGTATATGGTGGAAGAAGGAAAAATAAGTGAGGAGCAGTTCAGAGAGTACTGGGGCAAAATGAAGTCATTGACCATCGTAATTCTGCTGCTGTGGACCATTCCAGCGTTCTGGTTGCACCTTCCAGTAGCAACAACAAGCAAGATATACATACTGGGGGGGATTCCACTGCACTGGTTCAACGCCGCTTTCGTCTCTGTTGTTTTTGGAATTATCCTGATATTTGCGTATGCGATAGTGATGGATAAGTGGGATAGAGAGATTCTCGGAAAGGGGTGATATAGATGGGTATTTTTGATGAGCCAAAAATTGCCATTCCAGGTATATTCCTGATCTACTTTGTGGTTGTCGGAGCGCTGGCAGCAGCAGGAAATATAGGTGCAGCAAGTGCAGTTGCAGTGTTCGGGTCAGTGCTTATCTACGTTACAGTCGCCCTGATCATGAGATCGGCAACGACAGAGGCGTTCTATGTTGCAGGGAGAGATGTGGGAGCCATACCGATAGGATCATCGATAGCATCGAACTGGATGAGTGGTGCATCTTTTGTCTCGATGGCGGGAGCCATTGCAATTCTTGGTTATGATGGTTTGCCGTATATTATAGGATGGACCCTTGGTTATGTCATTGCCGCTGTGCTTATTGGACCATTTGTGAGAAGGTCAGGAACATACACCGTTCCAGAGTTCATTGAGACGAGAGCCGGTGGATGGCCTGTTGCGAGGCTCATAGCCGTTCTCATGCTGTTCATAGTCTCATTCACATACCTTGTCGCACAGCTTGTCGCAACCGGTGTTATCATCGGAAGGTTCCTTGGTATCAGTGCTATAATTGGAGCAATGCTGGGTTCACTGTTCGTCATACTCTTCGCGGGAACAGGAGGATGGAGAAGTGTTGTCTGGGTTCAGGTTACCCAGTACTGGGTTCTGATAGTGGCATACTGGATCGGATTTCTGCTTGCAGCGGCAAAGGCTGGAATCTTCAAACCCTGGCCTCACATAGGCTATGGTGCCCTTCTATCGCAGCTTGAGACAAGAGAGGTAGCATTTGGGCTTAAACCATTCACCGAGCCATTCAAGGTTGGGTTTGCTGGCGGAACCGGGCTTGTAAACTGGATATTAGGCGCTCTGGCACTGATGCTCGGAACTGTTGGACTTCCACACGTGCTGTCCCAGTTCTACTTGGTTAAGGACGTCAGGACGGCGAGGTACGGAGTTGGCTGGGGTCTGACATTCATAGCACTTCTCTACCTTACCGCTCCAGTCTATGCCATCCTTGCGAGATACGCCTTCTCGAACGTCTGGGGAATGCCGATCGATCAGGCACAGACGGTCGGGTGGATTGAAAAGTGGATGCCAACTGGACTCATCCACATTGTCGATAAAAACGCCAACGGTCTGCTTGATCCCGCAGAACTGGCGTTCCACAAGGATATCGTCGTTATAGGAATGCCGGACATGTGGGGACTTGCCTGGTGGGTTGCTGTTGTCGTTGCTGTCGGTGGTCTTGCGGCCGCGCTGAGTACCGCCAACGGTCTCCTGATGGTCATGACGGTTGGTGCCACGAGAGACATCTACAAGAGATTCATCAACCCGAATGTCTCAGAAGAGAGAGAAGTGTGGATAGGCAGAGGAATGCTGCTGCTGCTGGCTCTGATCTCAGCCGGAGCAGGTGCAAGGGCTATACAGGATCCAACGTTCAGCAAATACGTTGCACTGCTGGTTGGATGGGCTTTCGTGTTTGCGGCCAGCTCTTTCACACCAGCGGTTATACTGGGTATCTTCTGGAAAGGACTTAACAGGACGGGAATGATAGCGGGAATGTTCATCGGTATGGCCGTTGCACTGCCATACGTGCTCGGCCTTGGTCTGCTCGGATGGCAGCCAGTGGTTATCGCAGGTGCCAAGATCGGTACAATCGCATGGGGTGTCGTTGGTTTCCTGGTCAATCTGGTGGTCTCGGTGGTTGTCAGCCTTGCCACTGGAGGTGAAAAGGCAAATACACCGGAAATCATCGAGTTCGTTGACAGAATGAAAATACCAGAGTAAACTCAAAAATATTTTTATTTTAATTTTTGTTCGGGTTTTTCAGATGTCAAAATTCCGAAAGCTTTCTGATTTTATCAGGAGAGATCCTGTTGTTATTGAAGCGGACAGAAGTATAAAGGATGCCGCAAAGCTGATGGATGACGAGAAAGTCTCCAGCGTTGTTGTCATGAAAAACGGGAAACCTCTGGCTTTTTTTACTGAAAGTGACCTGAGACATGCAATTGGTAAAGACGTAAACCTCACGGCAAAAGTGGTGGATCATGCAAAAACGAGGATTGTAACCGCACATCCCTCCTCGACAATTCTCGATGGACTGTCGAAAATGGTTACAAACGGTGTCAAGCATCTGGCGGTAATCGAGAGCGGGAGGATCATAGGGGTGCTGACCCTCAGGGATCTCGCCTACGAGCTCGGTCCGAAGTACATAAAATACACCGCAAAAATCCATGAGAGCAAGAGCATAGAGGACCTGGCTGCTGTCATGAACGATTTCAAGATGGAGCTTCTGGAAGAGACGAATTACTATCTCGAGTATCCGGAGATCGTGAATCCCGCAGAGTTCTTCTCGGAAATCTCTCATGTTGTTGACACCATCATAATCAAAGCCTCGGCCATAATGAACATGCCCGCTGAGGGCTATGTTTATGCAGTAACGGGTAGTGGTGGAAGGGGAGAACAGTTTTTGCTCACAGATAGGGATACACTTGCAATTTTTTCAGATGAAAGTGTTGTTGATCTGCTCAAAAACTTCGAATCGTCGCTTGACAGAACTGGATTCCCCGGGTGTGACCACGGGTACACCTCAGATAAATTCAACCTGCACCATTCGGAAATAGAAAAAACATGTTCCGAAGTCTCAAGGAATGTGGAAAGCAACATCGTAAAGATTTCTCTGTTTTCGGATGCAAGATGTCTTTTCGGAGAGAGTAAAATGCTCATAGAGCTTAAGGAATGTTTATCCGAGAAGCTGTACAGAAACAGACATGTAATTATATCCTCCCTCCGGTACAAACCCGCTCTGACAATCTTCGGTGATGTTAAGGATGAATTCAATTACAAGGCAGGTGCAGTGGCTCCAATCGAATATCCCGTCAGAGCGCTTGCAATCACAAATGGAATTTTCGATGTTACAAACACATTTCAGAGAATCAGAGCACTTGCACAGGAAAAATTGATTCCATCGGACCTTGCGGATGACCTCGAACACGCCTATACAATTCTGATGAGGAGAAAGATATGGCTTCAGTCCCAGAATTTGAAGGTTTTGAAGACCTCACAGCTGAACCCAATGGAAAGACAGATGATAAAGGACGCTCTGAGGACGGTAAAGAAATTCCAGAATTACGCTGAGAGGAACTTTATCTGACCGTTTTCGAGAATATGATTTCTGTTGCTGCACGAATTTTCGGGGATTATATAAGCATCCTTCTACCTATTCTGACAAGATCGACGACGTTCAGGCCGTAGTCAATGAGCTGTGAGAGCTGATGCAGAAAAACAAGAGCAGTGAGATACGCATCCCCGACAGCAGAGTGTCTGTGTTCGCTGTCAATCCTGTAGATCTTGATCAAACTTTCAAAATCAAGCCTGAACGTGACGCCCGACCCTCTTTTTCTCAGGAGCCACGCTTCGATTTCCGCCACATCCACGTATCTCTCCACCTTTACCTTCCTCTTCAGCTTTTTCTTGAATGCATTTCTGAGGAATTCGACATCTATCTGGACAGCGTATCCGACCAGGATGTTATCTCTCAGGAGCTTTTCGATTTCATCTGCAATATCCTCGAACCTCGGCGCCTCTCTGAGATCGTTCTCTGTTATTCCGTGATACTTAACTGAGTCCACCTTGAACTTCTCTGGCCTGACGAATGTGCAGTATACCTTGTCCATGTCTATTTTCAGATTTCTGATAGGAATTACTGCGATGGATAGAATCTCATCCTTCTTCGTATTCAGTCCAGTGGTTTCCAGGTCGATTATGCAGTAATTCTGCTCATACAAATCGCTTACCATTCTCAACAACCCGCAGAACCTCGTCGATATATTTCCTGAGATATATGATGGACTCCTTAACAATAAGGTTCTCAATTCTCTCTGTTTTATCGAACATCCTTTGCTTTAACCTGATGAATTTCATTGCCATATATGCCTCAGAAGCGCTTTCAGAGAGTTTACTGTCGGGGATTTTTGCTTCCCTCAACCTGTCTGCCGTGGATTTGGACAGAAAGTCTCCCCTGAGAATTGACATGTATCTTGCGAATTTCTCCACCATCTCACAGCAGTTCTCGTAATTTAACTTTCTCGGAGATACTTCCAGCAGAAAGTCTCTAATCTCTTCCCTTCTGCTGTTCATTTTTTTCTCGATTTCCTCTCTGAATCTGATGTATGTCTTTCCCTCACCGTAAATGTATCTGGAGTCCACAAGTCTTGAGAGTCCCTCGACATCATCCCGAAATGCATGCAGATCCGAAACTGAGACAAAGTCCTCGAGTATTTCAGTTATTCCTGTATTCTGCCCGTCAAATGAAATCAGTTCATAACTGACCGGAAACTCGACTTCTCGCCTTCCAAAACTGCCTATTACTGCGAACGTCGGCCTCTCTCCAGAAAGCCTGCTGGTGAGTATTTTCTCCACTATACTGTCTGTCACAGGAACGATAATTGATGAAATTCTGTCATAACTGAAACCGAGATTTATGAATCTCCTGATAGTGGTTTCAACTTCGTTCAGTATTGCTTCAATATCTCCCGGTTTTTCCAGTTCTTTAATTCTTCTCGGGAGATTCAGCAGGGACATCTGTGGCTCAAAGTGCTTGAGAAGATTCTTCACGGTGATAACTCCAACAATTTTACCGTTCTCAGCCACCGCCAGATGGTTTATTCCATACTCCACGAACTTTCTGTATGCATCGAAGAGCGATGAAGTAACATCGACTGCCTGAACGGGACTCGTCATGACTTCTCCTGCCTGTCTCGAAAGGTTGTCCATCTTCCCCGCAACAAGTCTGACCACATCTGAATGGGTTATTATCCCGACAGGGTTTTTCGAGCTGTTGAGTACAATCACACTCCCGACGTTGTGTCTGTCCATGAGCTGTATCACATCAATCAGTGTATCGCTCTCCATGCAGGTGACAGGTTGTTTGGAGATCACTTCAGATATTTTTAACGAGAAAAGTTTTACAACTCCATTTTCCTCTGAGTGGACGAGCTCTCCGAATCTCTTTGAGATTAGGTTATTCACAAAGTCAGAAAAATCCTGACTGTTTGAAAGTACTTTTGAAATATCGCTGGCCTTAAATTCAAAACAGATCGTGTCTGAAATCGCTCTGCCTTCGAATTCAGTTTTTTCCCTTTTCAGAGCAGATGTCCAGCCGACAAATTC
It encodes:
- a CDS encoding sodium/substrate symporter small subunit, which gives rise to MVEEGKISEEQFREYWGKMKSLTIVILLLWTIPAFWLHLPVATTSKIYILGGIPLHWFNAAFVSVVFGIILIFAYAIVMDKWDREILGKG
- a CDS encoding VC_2705 family sodium/solute symporter; the protein is MGIFDEPKIAIPGIFLIYFVVVGALAAAGNIGAASAVAVFGSVLIYVTVALIMRSATTEAFYVAGRDVGAIPIGSSIASNWMSGASFVSMAGAIAILGYDGLPYIIGWTLGYVIAAVLIGPFVRRSGTYTVPEFIETRAGGWPVARLIAVLMLFIVSFTYLVAQLVATGVIIGRFLGISAIIGAMLGSLFVILFAGTGGWRSVVWVQVTQYWVLIVAYWIGFLLAAAKAGIFKPWPHIGYGALLSQLETREVAFGLKPFTEPFKVGFAGGTGLVNWILGALALMLGTVGLPHVLSQFYLVKDVRTARYGVGWGLTFIALLYLTAPVYAILARYAFSNVWGMPIDQAQTVGWIEKWMPTGLIHIVDKNANGLLDPAELAFHKDIVVIGMPDMWGLAWWVAVVVAVGGLAAALSTANGLLMVMTVGATRDIYKRFINPNVSEEREVWIGRGMLLLLALISAGAGARAIQDPTFSKYVALLVGWAFVFAASSFTPAVILGIFWKGLNRTGMIAGMFIGMAVALPYVLGLGLLGWQPVVIAGAKIGTIAWGVVGFLVNLVVSVVVSLATGGEKANTPEIIEFVDRMKIPE
- a CDS encoding putative nucleotidyltransferase substrate binding domain-containing protein — translated: MSKFRKLSDFIRRDPVVIEADRSIKDAAKLMDDEKVSSVVVMKNGKPLAFFTESDLRHAIGKDVNLTAKVVDHAKTRIVTAHPSSTILDGLSKMVTNGVKHLAVIESGRIIGVLTLRDLAYELGPKYIKYTAKIHESKSIEDLAAVMNDFKMELLEETNYYLEYPEIVNPAEFFSEISHVVDTIIIKASAIMNMPAEGYVYAVTGSGGRGEQFLLTDRDTLAIFSDESVVDLLKNFESSLDRTGFPGCDHGYTSDKFNLHHSEIEKTCSEVSRNVESNIVKISLFSDARCLFGESKMLIELKECLSEKLYRNRHVIISSLRYKPALTIFGDVKDEFNYKAGAVAPIEYPVRALAITNGIFDVTNTFQRIRALAQEKLIPSDLADDLEHAYTILMRRKIWLQSQNLKVLKTSQLNPMERQMIKDALRTVKKFQNYAERNFI
- a CDS encoding 3'-5' exonuclease; the protein is MVSDLYEQNYCIIDLETTGLNTKKDEILSIAVIPIRNLKIDMDKVYCTFVRPEKFKVDSVKYHGITENDLREAPRFEDIADEIEKLLRDNILVGYAVQIDVEFLRNAFKKKLKRKVKVERYVDVAEIEAWLLRKRGSGVTFRLDFESLIKIYRIDSEHRHSAVGDAYLTALVFLHQLSQLIDYGLNVVDLVRIGRRMLI
- a CDS encoding CBS domain-containing protein — translated: MNQILPPAEYLSKIKPFYYLNQEDIAYLVGKMSVSLYKSGKTVFKRGKVLDKIYLVRSGEIGLFHESELVETIGEGEFVGWTSALKREKTEFEGRAISDTICFEFKASDISKVLSNSQDFSDFVNNLISKRFGELVHSEENGVVKLFSLKISEVISKQPVTCMESDTLIDVIQLMDRHNVGSVIVLNSSKNPVGIITHSDVVRLVAGKMDNLSRQAGEVMTSPVQAVDVTSSLFDAYRKFVEYGINHLAVAENGKIVGVITVKNLLKHFEPQMSLLNLPRRIKELEKPGDIEAILNEVETTIRRFINLGFSYDRISSIIVPVTDSIVEKILTSRLSGERPTFAVIGSFGRREVEFPVSYELISFDGQNTGITEILEDFVSVSDLHAFRDDVEGLSRLVDSRYIYGEGKTYIRFREEIEKKMNSRREEIRDFLLEVSPRKLNYENCCEMVEKFARYMSILRGDFLSKSTADRLREAKIPDSKLSESASEAYMAMKFIRLKQRMFDKTERIENLIVKESIIYLRKYIDEVLRVVENGKRFV